In Malania oleifera isolate guangnan ecotype guangnan chromosome 8, ASM2987363v1, whole genome shotgun sequence, a single window of DNA contains:
- the LOC131161931 gene encoding protein PHOSPHATE-INDUCED 1-like, translating to MATFVSSPFLLQLFLFVSLLHFTSAARQLPRSAQDPTLAFRYHDGPLLTGPLSVNLIWYGHFKPPQRAIVSDFLASLSSPQPPMAQPSVSTWWTTVEKYYRLLDSKRPSSVALSIGGQILDETYSLGKSLTSQQIERLAAKGEQKNAINVVLTASDVAVEGFCSSSCGRHGSSQSSRTRDGKSSRFAYIWVGNSETQCPGQCSWPFHQPIYGPQTPALLSPNNDVGLDGMVINLASLLAATATNPFGNGYFQGVTGAPLEAGSACPGIYGKGAYPGFAGSLLLDNAGASYNAHGANGRKYLLPALFDPSTSSCSALV from the coding sequence ATGGCTACTTTCGTTTCTTCCCCTTTCCTCCTCCAACTCTTCCTCTTCGTTTCTCTGCTTCATTTTACCTCCGCCGCCAGACAACTCCCCCGGTCGGCTCAAGACCCCACTCTTGCCTTCCGATACCATGACGGTCCTCTCCTCACCGGACCACTCTCCGTCAACCTCATCTGGTACGGCCACTTCAAGCCTCCCCAGCGAGCCATCGTCTCCGATTTCCTCGCCTCCCTCTCCTCTCCCCAACCCCCCATGGCCCAACCCTCGGTTTCCACCTGGTGGACTACCGTCGAGAAATACTATCGCCTCCTTGATTCTAAGAGGCCCTCTTCGGTTGCTCTCTCCATCGGCGGTCAAATACTAGATGAGACCTACTCTCTCGGGAAATCGCTCACCAGTCAGCAGATCGAACGACTGGCAGCGAAGGGCGAGCAGAAGAACGCCATTAACGTCGTGTTGACGGCCTCCGATGTCGCGGTCGAAGGCTTCTGCTCCAGCAGCTGCGGCAGACACGGATCGTCCCAGAGCTCCAGGACCCGAGACGGCAAGAGCTCCAGATTTGCTTACATTTGGGTGGGTAACTCCGAGACCCAGTGCCCGGGTCAGTGCTCCTGGCCGTTCCACCAACCCATCTACGGACCCCAAACCCCGGCCTTGTTATCGCCCAACAACGACGTCGGTTTGGACGGCATGGTCATAAACCTGGCTAGCCTTTTGGCCGCAACTGCTACAAACCCATTTGGAAATGGGTACTTCCAGGGGGTAACCGGGGCTCCGTTGGAGGCTGGTTCAGCTTGTCCGGGGATTTACGGAAAAGGGGCATATCCGGGTTTCGCCGGAAGCCTGTTATTGGATAATGCGGGTGCAAGCTACAATGCGCATGGTGCGAATGGGAGGAAGTACCTGCTTCCCGCATTGTTTGATCCCTCCACGTCATCGTGTTCTGCGCTAGTTTAA